The genomic DNA CCAAGCCAACAAAACCTTGGAGGAAACCGATAATCATtaaaaacaataaaaaaaagaacacaATCGACTCAGTCATCATATGTTTCAATACAACTAGCATGACGCCAACAAAAGGAACCGATTCCAGGTAAAGAAGTAATCTAGACCAGACAAAGGGTGCTGCACAAGATAGGATCCTGTAAGACATCACATCCCAGTATTCTGATTCTCTGCCAGTTCTGATTGGGCTCACACTGAGAATCCTAAAACAGAGAGATGCACATATAATGGTATATAATGTATCATTGAATGCATTCCAAAACGATAAATAGGCGGATCCAATGTAATAAAGCTTGCTGATTTCGTCAATAATATAACCCAAAGTAAACAGGTAAAATAGCCACTCTTTTCCATCAATAGGCGCCACATGAATCGAATCCTTGTCATTTACCACTCCAGTGtacaaaatcaaaaaaattatcgaAAACATTACTTGtaatatattttgatacaTGGGGGTTTTGATTCTTTCGGGACTGAAGTGAGATTTAAATGACATGGAAGCAATTGTCTTGTCCCTCACAAAAACAGTAGGCTCTTCACGCGATTGTATAATCCAGCCTCTCCATAACCACTTCAAACATCTTTGGAATCCACTAGAACCAATTACAATTGTAGAATGAATATCGGCAGCCATCTCCAAAACACTGGCAGGTTCACTATCTTCATCGTTTTCGTTTATGACGTACCGACGCAATAACATTTCCATGAACAAGAATTGCAAATCAACTACCTCTTCCCGTTCAATGATAACCCTACAAAGATGCTGACAGGCGACAGATCTCAGTTCGTAAAGCTCCGCATTGTGCAGTTCTTTGAATGATAGATCTTCGTACCACACAGAAACCTTCAGCAAACAAAATAACAAAACACTACGGTACTTCTGTACACTTTTCTTATCGCTCTTCTTGCCACCACAGGCATCATACGCTAACATAATGACTTTTTCATTAAGAATCCTTGAATGGCGACGTGTAACCTGTTCAACGTCAAAAACTGTTGGTATTATTTTGTCAATTAAATACTTCATATTCAGACATATTCTAAGAACTTGACGTGGCGAAGGTGCTGCTATAGGCAATGGATCCATAATTGCCTGGCCCTGATGCACTGGCAATACCGGAGTATCCTCTGACATGCTGTGGTTCTCAGTTCTGCTTCTCAGTTCTGCTTTTGTTGCATTAGACTTGTTTAATTGGATTTTCATGATAAGGGTCAGAAAACTCTACTTCTTGGAAGGCAGACAGCTTCCCTCAGttcaaaggaaaatatGCATTAAGACATTATAACTTATACACTTAAGAAGCAAAGCAAATGCCTGCTGTATCGTCACATTTAGTGTAACAAAAACTATGGAGTGGCCTGGGTCCCAGGGAAGGTCATCACGtcaagatcaagaaagtGATTTTTACCGCCTtagcttttgaaaaagtacTCAAACTAGTGGAATCCGTCAAGAGCAGTTACAAGCATGTAGTAATACTGTCGTTATTCGTACCTCAAGGTATTCCTCTTGTTCACTTTGTCTATAAATATTAGGTTAACtctcttgaaatttcatagcgtaaaaaaattctcgCTACTTTGAGATTGCTTGCGAAGTTTCAAAAGTGAAGCTCACAGGTTTCAAGAAACTTGAGGTTAgaaggataaaaaaaaaccacAAGTCATAAAGTTGATCGCAATTTTTGTCTGAAGGTTGATATAAATCAAGAGCAATCATTCCCCAAGTTTTGATACGACTTTTGCGGAAGTGCGATCAATTCTTATAGGCCTAAATTTAAGTCTTGAAAGAGCTATCACATCATTAACAATATCACATAATTATACTAGGAAGCGGGAATTGCAAGATGCCaccaaattcaaagaaaggaaagaagaGGAGCAAATCCAAACAACATACAAAGAAAGCGCTCTCGGGTTCAGCACAAGTCCCCGACGGAGGTTCTTTAGAGGCTCAGGTCTATGATGAAGAGGGCGAATACCCCACCTCTCGTGTTATAAAAAGGGCACCAAATGGAGACGTTATCGTAGAAAGTATACCTGAAAAACATGACAAAAGGCGAGCTTCACATGAACAGTTAAATAGTACTGCAGTCACAAGAACTCAGCCATCGATTTCGGCAATATTGGATTCTCACTGGGAATCTTTATCTTCAGACGacaaaaagaatatattaaggattgaaaaaaatgagatatTCGAAGTATTACGAGACTACCAAGTAACGCATAGCTGCACTTGCTCTGTCTGCGGACGTCGTCATATGTCAATGGAAATAGAAATGGAACGCATCTACGAGATGTTGTATGAAATGGACAAAGTAAAAGATCCAGAACTTAATCCAgtaaaatttcatctttctATTATAAAAGAGCTccagaatttcaaaatgcgGCAGACCGGCAATGAATTTCGAGAAGATGAACTACGAACGGATGTTGAGAAGACGATAGGTGAGAAAGAGACAGCAAACgaacttgaaaatatgCGTGATGATGTTGTGAAATATTTCCTTTCATCAGATGCAGTAGATACCCTTAAAGAGGAAGTGAACAATTTCAAGCAATATAAACAGCAATTACTTCATAACGGCGATCATCTCAATGGTAACAATCATAATGCGTCAACTTCAACCTCACAGAATAGAAGCGAAAATAATACGCGATCGGTCGAGGAAAACTCCTCCAAAGTTTTGACTAACAACGAACCCATTTTATCATCTAGTACTACAGAGgacaatattgaaaatgatctTTCTAATGACAAAAGCGAGAATACAAGTAGTGAACATTTGcaggaaaaatatatcaagTTTGCCAAAACTTTTGTATCATCACACCCCAAGATTGCGGAAGAGTACGTAAACCGAATGATGATGTATCCGGATATGCAGGAACTGACGGATGATTTGATGAATAATAACGGACAGGAGTTTGTTAAAGCAATTGAGGAATTCGTTatggaaaaagaagattgtGAACCCGAGATGTCATCATTGGAGAGGCCGCATCAACCAGAAAGTCGTCagaatgaatttgatttaAGCAAAATTCAACATCGGGATGAAGTTGAAGGTTACACCGCAATAAAACATAACGGGAAGGTTCTTACACCTGAAGAATATAATATGCTTCAACGCATGATCGCAGATAGCATAGTAGACTCATACGATAAGACTACCGATCAATTCAACGAAATCTCCCCAATTGAAAGGGAGCTATTCACAAGATTCATATATGGAGAAGATAAAAAGGAATTTCGTCATATATTAGGCCAAACGTATAATGACAGAATTTTGGATCACGATCCATATATCGATACATGTTTAGCAGCGGCAGCAGCTACCACTGCAACGCCTAAAATGATCAGAGGTAATGACAGCCAGATATTTGCATATAAGCACGACTCTAAGCATGCTGGaaacaacaatttcaatgaCACCTACGACGAATACTCCGAATATGAACACGAAGACGACGAATTAGAATACGAcgacgatgaagatgatgatgaggatgatTACGAAGATGAGGACGAGGATGGTGTTGAATCAGACCTGGTGGATCAAGAAGAAGTGGAAGCACGGTACGATGACGACGAACACTGCATTAATTCCTATCCTAATATTAAAGAAGCATATCACAATCAGCACAGTTCACAATATAATCATTCAAATGAGCTTGAGGAGGAATAcgacgaagaagaatatgatgaagaagatcaatATGATAGTGGCGTGGATGAAGCAGGCCGTATTGAGGAGGGTCGGAAGCTCATCCAAATTTCTATCACCAAATTATTGCAAGCACGGATTATGGATTCTTACCACGAAAAGCAAGCAGAGACCAATAGGTTAAAACTGCTTCAAGAGTTAGAAGCTGAAgagcaaaagaagaaggccaaggaagaaaaaaagcagaaaaaaaaagagaaagaaaaggagaagaagaaagctcATCAACTGgctaaagaagaagaaaatcgCAGGAAAGAGCAGGAAGCCGAAGAGCAGAAGAAAGAGGCAGAGGAGCGGGAAAGACAAAGAAGAGAAGCTCAAAGGCAAAAAGTAGAAGAAGTGAAGCGTAAGAGAGATGAAGAAAGGAAACGTAAATTGGAAGAACAACGAAGAAGGGAAGAAGAGCAGGAACGCCAAAGAAAGTTAAAGGAAGAacaaaaacgaaaaagagatgaagaaaggaagatgaaagaagaagaaaaaagaaaacgtGAAGAATCAAAGCGTCTCAAGGAGCAACAAAGAGAAATGCAAGAGCTACAGAGAAAAAACGCGGAGGAACAAAAGAATAGCCAAGcttcaagaaagaaatcaGAACAAGATGCCATAACGAACATGGAGAGAATGATGCCATCTCCAATGGCTTCCCAGTTTTCAAGCATATCACCGAATATGCCCTATGGAAATGTAGGTCAACCTTTGCCGGATGTTAATTCGTCCAATATCAATGATGAGATTAACAGTATAATAAATTCAGCATCCGTTTCTCAAACTACACTTACGTCCCCGTCTCATTTAAATGGCTTGCTACATCCAAGTCATGGCACAAGAAATAACCTCTCACCCAACCAGCATATGATGAGTGATGCAAATCGTCGCTTTGACACGTCGGGTACTCTTCAATCATCCAGCTTTACAGCAGATAGCATTGGGCTTGATCCTCTTTCGTGCTTACATCCAAACGCATCTTCTTCTCAAGACCTTGGAAACTCCATGAAACAACAAAGTTTCGGTTTGCCCTCCTGGAACTCTTTTACAACTAAACCTACAACTGCACCTGAGTTTCAACATATACAACATGCTCACAGAAATTCGCAAGTTCATCTCCATGAGAACGGTTCATCTGCATTTGATCTCGATGGATCTGAAATCACAAATAGTCATTTTTTCGAGGAGGAAATAGACAACTTGACGAACATACTCAAATCTGCTGCTTTAAATGAAGTTCCAACTAAGGATAATGGCACGTCAGATCAATCACTGCTATGGGGAAATCAAAGAGCATCAACAGGTGTCACCACTCCCAACAACGAGTCCTTTTTGAACAGAGACGGAGGCCATCTTTCCGGGATTAGTATGCCTGGGCTGGAAAATCCGAACCCTAGAGATTTGCGTAATTCAAGTCAACATAGTTCAATTTGGGGAAGTCTGAATAACGGATCAAGCATTTCTGGTAACCAAGGTGAAGTTTTGAGCCTGTCCAAAGACCTGGACCCTGCTGCACCTACTTACTCATCTTCAAACATATGGAATAACTCAATGTCCAATGGAATGTCATTTTTAAACGGTTCAAATGCAGTTTCTCATTCAAGCGCGCATCAAACACCAAACCCTCTGAAATCCGGCATGCGCCTTCCTGTCCAAAATACCATTAGTGAAGACGACATGCAAGAAAGCATATACAAGGTCTACCTCGCTTTTTCAAGTGCTCACACTAACGAATACGTTCCAACAGATTTGCTACATCAAAACAGTTTATGCCGATCTATTGACTACTCAACATTTATCACATTCTTATTGCGTATGCGGATATCTCATGGATGCGACTTTTTAGCAGACTCTTCAGGATCCATCACACATATAAGAATATCTACTCCCCCAGCAGCTGTCGGACACAACAACCGTATGGGATCCATCTCTCATGAGAACTTGCCAGCAGATTTATATGCTGGTCAGCCACACCGCCAACTAGACCAACACGCTTCATCGTCTGGGATCAATTCGAATCTCAATTCGAACTCGCGATTATTCTCcacaatttcaaatttaaacCCTTCCTCGTCTATTACGGGCAGTTTCTGGAGCTGAGATATTACAGCTTGCAGCTGTATCATTTCCTACATTCTAGTGGTCGCATTTGTATAACTATGTAATAATTAGTTACTTATCTATTCATCAGTTTATTCAAGAGAGTTCCAATATCGATGACTTTTGAGAACTGTAGACTTAAAAAATGCTGATCCAGGGTCTGTAGATAGGCCATGCTCAAACTCATGCTAGCTGGCATACGTCAACAACCATGCCACTTTCCTTTTGCATTCGTCACCATATTTGTAGACAAGACATTTTGTAACCTCTAGTTTCCACAGCATCAGGCGGGTaacattcttttcttcgagAAGTCTTCCAAGTTAACCCTTCCGGGAGGAATACAGATCAAGTTGATTTTAGAAAAATGTAATAGTAATTGATCGAGTATTTTATGTTGATTGCATGCTTACTTACTGTGCCCCAGAGATAATCAAATAATTGGCAACAGGAATAGCTGGACAACTTTGCCATTTTCGCAGTTCTATTTCAAGGCGTTAGGCACTTGAACTTCCCATATACTTCTAATTTGTCAGTATTCACATATTGGATTTAAAGAAATTACAAATCGCTCTGCTTTACATTAATGTCTGAACACACTGTGAGAAGGAAACTGGTCATAATTGGGGATGGGGCTTGCGGAAAGACTTCTTTACTCTATGTGTTCACGCTTGGAAAATTTCCAGAGGAGTACCATCCTACGGTATTCGAGAATTATGTGACAGATTGCAGGGTAGATGGGATCAAAGTGACGTTAACGTTGTGGGATACTGCAGGTCAGGAAGAGTACGAGCGTTTGCGtccattttcatattctAAGGCCGACGTAATACTGATAGGATTTGCAGTTAATGATCATGAATCACTGATACACGCTAGGACAAAATGGGCCGAGGAGGCACTTCGATATTGTCCTGATGCACCTATAATCTTGGTTGGTCTCAAAAGAGATCTAAGAAATTTAAAGCCTGGAGATTCCAAGTACATGGATTTGGTTAGCCATGAAGAAGCTCAACAGGTAGCAAGACAGATTGGCGCCAAAAAACTATTGGAATGCAGCGCACTGACAGGCGAGGGTGTGGAcgatgtttttgaaatggcTACAAGAACAAGCTTACTGGTGAACAAAGAGCCCGGAAAGCAGTGCTGTGTAATTTCATGAGATAGATATGCATTATTTTTCCTTACTATCCGCATCATTGTATGTAATCATTTTAAGAGGTAAAGTGTAAGTGCAATGGAAAAGGTGTGATCTGCTTGTAATTTTTGGTGCAGATCTCATGCTGATACGTAATAATTCAATAGTCGAACCACCACGtacaattcaaaaaaaagtataatAGAGAGATAGCAATCCCGCTCTCCGAAGAATTAAACAAGAGTGAGAAGTTTGTGATTGCATTTATTCCCATAAGAAATTTGCTATCGTTCATTTTAGAGAAATCATCAGGTGAATAACCTGGACATTTTAACGGCAACAGAATAGCTATCGAGATGCGATAGCAAAATTAATGATCAGTAGCAGTAAAAGAGCTCTAATATTACCCATCTTTGTTTCGGGATATGTGTCAGGGCACGCTGAGAAAGAACAAAATTAATGTATAGTCAAAGGCGAAAGTAAGCAGAGCACCACTCAATTTTTTACTTAATAAGATCTCGCAAAGTTTTATAGAGCGAGAGCGTCTATTGCTTAAAAGGATATGCCCGAATAGCTAATAGATATTGTCaatgtttttctttattaCGTCGTCTCCTAAAGCGATATATCTATAACAATGGAGCagaaaaaatctttcttATAAAGTGCATTGGCACAGGTTCTCTCATTCTTCGTGAGCCATTGTATAGTTCCTTTaaattcatctttattGGAATAGTTGTGTGACTAAAAAAACTCGACCCCAGTGAGGATTGAACTCACGATCTTGCGATTAACAGTCGCACGCCTTAACCAGCTTGGCCATGGAGTCTCTctattttgatatcaagTCAAACGCGCATGGTTAAACTTGTTAGTTGTGATCATGTTAGAGCATTAAGTCATGGATCTATATGGACGGTGTATCTTTTGGTTTTTAGTAGTACTCTTTCCAGAGGCACCAACGATTAAACTGCTTAGTCttcaatttatttcttccttgTTTGTcgtgtttttttttcgcgTTTTGTTTATACTTGGCGGACACTCTTCGATCCATGAAACAAACAAGTGATAAACAGCATTCATCTTCTCTAATGCTTTAGCCCATCACGTTTCTATCATCTGGGTATTTGAGAATTCTTTATCTGGCATCGGATTCTCTGCATACCATGACAAAGGAATCTAAGACTGCCTCTGAGCGGTATCAAAAGATCTCTCAATTGGAtcatattttgaagagacCAGACACGTATATTGGATCAGTAGAATCCCAAGAACAAACGCAATGGATttataatgatgaaaaagacTGcatggaagaaaagaatgtgAGCATTGTTCCTGGTCTTTTCAAGATCTTTGATGAGATTCTTGTCAATGCCGCTGATAATAAAGTTCGTGATCCAACAATGAAACGAATTTATGTGACGATAAACTCAGAAGATAACTTAATCgaagtgaaaaatgatggtAAAGGGATTCCTATAGAGATTCAcgagaaggaaaaaatttataTACCAGAATTAATTTTTGGTCATCTTTTAACATCCTCAAACTACGACGACGACGAGAAAAAAGTAACAGGTGGGAGAAACGGATATGGTGCTAAGCTGTGTAATATTTTCTCGACTGAATTCATTTTGGAGACTGCCGATCCATCAACTGGGAAAAAATACACGCAAAAATGGGAAAGTAACATGAGTAAATGTCACCCCCCAAAAATAACGGCCTTCAAAAGCGGTGGTTCTTTTACAAAAGTATCTTTCAAACCAGatttgaagagattttCAATGGAGAAATTAGATTCAGATATCTTAGGAGTTATGCGTCGTCGTGTTTATGACATAAATGCGTCTGTTCGAGACATCACAGTTTACCTAAATGGTAAATCTCTGAAAATCAGAAGCTTTAAAAACTACGTTGAACTTTAcatcaaatcaattgaGCGTAAAAAACTAGAGGAAAATGGTTCTGAAGATACTGCTCCTGAGAAGATTCCTAAGATTCTTTACGAAAGGGTGAATGACAGTTGGGAGTTAGCTTTTTGTGTGTCAGATGGTACATTTCAACAAATCTCGTTTGTCAACTCTATTGCAACGACTTCTGGAGGTACTCATGTTAATTATATAACGGATCAACTTGTTAGAAAAGTGTCCGATTCTCtgaagaaggaaaagaagtcAGTTAAACCTttccaaatcaaaaacaatatgtttatcttcatcaattgtcTGATTCAAAATCCAGCTTTCACTTCAcaaacaaaagaacaacTAACTTCAAGGGCTAAAGATTTTGGTTCAGTCTGTGACATTAGCAAAGaatatatcaagaaaataatgaatACCGATCTATCATTGAGAATATCTGAAATTGCAACGAAAAATGATGCTGCGGCGTTAAAGAAGACCGACGGCTCTAGAAAAAACAGGATTACAAGTTATACAAAACTAGAAGATGCTAATAAAGCGGGCACGAGAGAAGGTCATAAATGTACTTTGGTTTTAACGGAAGGTGATTCCGCCCTGTCCTTGGCAGTCGCTGGGTTGGCAGTTGTAGGAAGAGATTACTATGGCTGCTACCCGTTGCGTggaaagattttgaatgtCAGAGAAGCTTCAGCTGATCagatcttgaaaaatgccGAGATCCAAGCtataaagaaaatcatGGGGCTTCAGCATGCCAAACGGTATGAAAACGCTTCTTCTTTAAGATACGGTCATTTGATGATTATGACAGATCAAGATCATGATGGATCTCATATAAAAGGGCTTATAATCAACTTTTTGGATAGCTCCTTCCCTGGTTTACTAGATATTCCAGGATTTCTAATTGAGTTCATAACACCAATCGTTAAGGTTACAATAATGAGACCACGTAGAGATGTTATCTCCTTTTATAATATGCCTGATTATGAGAAATGGAGAGAAGAGGAATCCCATATGTATACTTGGAAACAGAAGTACTATAAAGGTTTAGGTACATCGACCGCTAGGGAAGTTAGGGAGTATTTCACAGATCTTGATAGACActtaaaaaaattccattCTTTACAGGACGgtgaaaaagatttgataGAGTTagccttttcaaagaagaaagcagATGACCGTAAAGAGTGGCTACGACAATACGAGCCAGGGACTGTACTGGACTCTACACTATCTGAGATCACAATAAGTgattttatcaataaagAGCTCATTTTATTCTCATTGGCCGATAATGTCCGCTCTATTCCAAATGTTCTCGATGGTTTCAAGCCAGGTCAAAGAAAAGTGTTATATGCtggtttcaaaagaaatttaaaGTCTGAAATTAAAGTTTCAGAGTTCGCTGCATATGTTTCTGGGCAAACCGCATATCATCATGGTCCAGAGGCTTTGGAACAAACGATCGTCGGATTAGCACAAAACTTTGTTGGTTCCAATAACATAAATCTTTTAAAACCCAATGGTGCATTTGGTACAAGAGCGACAGGTGGTAAAGATGCAGCAGCATCAAGGTATATTTACACAGAGCTGAGCAAAATCACCagaaagatttttcatccatCAGATGATCCACTATATACATATGTTCAGGACGATGAATCAACGGTAGAACCGGAATGGTATCTTCCGATTCTCCCAATGGTACTGGTGAATGGTGCTGACGGTATAGGAACTGGGTGGAGTACCAATATTCCACCATTCAACCCGATGGATATCATCCAAAATATAAAGCACTTAatggatgatgaaaaaatggaagataTGCACCCTTGGTTCAAAGGTTGGAGCGGGtcaattgagaaaattgaGTCACAAAGATACAGAATGTATGGTAGGATTGAGCAAACAGGCCCAAACATACTGGAAATCACAGAACTACCAGCCCGTACATGGACATCCACAATAAAAGAGTATTTATTGTTGGGCCTTAGTGGTAGTGAAAAGGTAAAAGCTTGGATAAAAGATATGGAGGAGCAACATACCGACACAATTAGATTTATTATTACTTTGacaaatgaagaaatggaaaagacTAGAAGAATTGGGTTCTACGAAAGATTCAGATTGACTTCCACCATAAGCTTGAGTAACATGATTGCTTTCAATGCACAGGGTAGAATTAAAAGATATGAAACAGTGTATGAAATACTGGAGGAGTTTTATTTTGTTAGATTGGAGTACTACCAAAAGAGGAAAGATTACATGGGAGAAAGACTGCAATGGGAAATTGAGAAACTTTCCTATCAGGTGAAATTCATTAAAATGATAATAGCGAAAAATCTTACCGTCACCAACAAACCAAGACGTGAAATTATTCTTGAGCTCCAGAATTTAGGTTTTCCAAGAATTGATAAGATCGGAAGGCCTCACTACGAGAAGGtggaggaaaaaatggatgaagCAATTCCTAATGaggatgaaattgatgatcAAAACTCAGACATAATCAACGGACCCGAAGAAGCTCATGGAACATACGACTATCTGCTTGGTATGAAAATTTGGGCATTGACCAAAGAACGCTACGAACGACTATTGAAGCAAAAGCAGGAAAAGGAAGCTGAACTTGAAGAGCTTCTCAAATTATCAGCAAAAACTCTTTGGTGTAAagatattgatgaatttattaCGTCTTACGAGGAGTTCATGCGATTGGATGAAGAGATAAGAAAAGGTGAAACCTCCGTGAAGGGTAAAGgtaaaaagagaaagacgAAGTCCAAAGATGATGCCGATTACAATCCTTCAAATaagcaaaagaaacaaaagcTCGCAAAAAACGCAAAAAAGATAGGTCTAAACATGATAAAAGATGATCCagattttgagaaaattatGATCGAACCAAAGCTGCTCActaaacataaaaaagTCTCCAAGCTAAAAAGTGAAAACCAATCAGATACAACCCCAAAGCCCCCTCCCATTAAACTAGAGGGAGCTACAAGTACAGCATTGGATACACCAGCTTCTTCCACGGTTTTTGACAGTAAGATTAAACAAGAAAATCGTGGAGGGGAGAATGGGTTCAGTGCCTTTTCCAGTAGATTTAAGAAGCTAAGCTCtaaatttgatgatttaGAAAGTTCAAAGGAAAATACACCCGGGAGCGCGGATCCTTCTGACACTCAGAGCCTTGATAACGATCAACTTATTGAGAAGCATAGCACCACTGTGACATCAAGTGCGAATGCTGCCGAGCACCCCGCAAAAAAGACCATTCGCAAAGTCAACTCCAGGAACAAAAAGCCCAAAAGCATTGAATCATCGAGCAGTGATAACGACGAATCCTTCTCGGATTCTGAAAGgcaagatgaagaggaaagcATTTTTGTAAAGAGACGACCAAGAGCCTCAAGGGCTTCTGCACCACGGAAGCCACTCATTGAAACAATAGACCTGTCAGATGAAAGTTTCATTGAGCCTGACGAGAACAATGAATCAGATGAATCATTCAAAGACGAAGATTAAGTAGCTGCCTAAAAACCATTGCTTGTGTTACATATTATccatatatattttttgcaTACAGCCAGTTTCAACGTCTTCTAGAAATCTTGTATCAGCGCGTTCTTTGCGTTTTTTCTCACAATAAGGGCATACTCTCGCAATTGTCCCTTTTACTTGAAGTGAAAAGGcaactgaaaaataaacaGTAGAAAATTCTTACGAAGGTTCAAGAGCCACAGGGTGCTGTATCATTAAAACTTAAACTCAActactttttgaaaacggCTAACATTGCAATTCCTAGAAATCCCTTGTTCTTTTTTCGTGTACTTAGTTGTTTCATCTTTGCAAGGAATACCAAAAGAGTGACGATTGCGGCTTACAATGTCAGGTGAAATAACAGGCAGTGAGGTGATTACGGAGCCAACGAAAGATCAAACGGCTGTAATAGATGGTCATGATAAACTGGCTCCTTCAGTGCTAAAAGGTGGAAGAGAACATAAGGCAAGTGCAAATATTTCCGATGAAAGAGCTGCCAAGTTTGGCCAGGGAGAGTCAACCAGAGAAGCCGTTGACGCTTCCTACGTAGGTTGGAAGCAAATAGGTGGATGGCAGGAGAGTGATCAGCTCACTGACGCTGACGAGTTGGCCGATTTATCCAAAGATACCTATCTTAATAATATTATTCCAGACAAGTTTTATGGTGACTGGTACCACTGTTTGGGTCTTATTTTGATTGGAGGAATATTCTCCTTTCTTATTgggtttttcaaattttcattcGCACCCGTGTTCCCTATTGCGTTAATCACTTCGTTGCTTTATAGAACGTCGTCGATTGCTTACAGGGCAACACTTAGAAATCAGGTTCAAAAGGAACTGACCGTGCAGAAGATCGAGGACGACTATGAAAGTCTGGAGTGGCTCAATACATTTTTGGACAAGTATTGGCCACGTTTGGAGCCCACTGTATCGCAAATGGTTACCGGAGAGGTCAATCAAGTATTGCAAACTAATCCTGCCATACCTGCATTCATCAAAGCGATATGGATTGATCAATTTACCTTGGGTGTCAAGGCGCCAAGAATAGAAGCCGTGAAGACGTTTCAAAATACGAATTCTGACGTGGTCGTTATGGATTGGGTACTTTCCTTTACTCCTCATGATCTATCTGATGTGAATGCGAAACAGTTAAGAAACTA from Zygotorulaspora mrakii chromosome 7, complete sequence includes the following:
- the RHO2 gene encoding Rho family GTPase RHO2 (similar to Saccharomyces cerevisiae RHO2 (YNL090W); ancestral locus Anc_2.200) → MSEHTVRRKLVIIGDGACGKTSLLYVFTLGKFPEEYHPTVFENYVTDCRVDGIKVTLTLWDTAGQEEYERLRPFSYSKADVILIGFAVNDHESLIHARTKWAEEALRYCPDAPIILVGLKRDLRNLKPGDSKYMDLVSHEEAQQVARQIGAKKLLECSALTGEGVDDVFEMATRTSLLVNKEPGKQCCVIS
- the TOP2 gene encoding DNA topoisomerase 2 (similar to Saccharomyces cerevisiae TOP2 (YNL088W); ancestral locus Anc_2.201) produces the protein MTKESKTASERYQKISQLDHILKRPDTYIGSVESQEQTQWIYNDEKDCMEEKNVSIVPGLFKIFDEILVNAADNKVRDPTMKRIYVTINSEDNLIEVKNDGKGIPIEIHEKEKIYIPELIFGHLLTSSNYDDDEKKVTGGRNGYGAKLCNIFSTEFILETADPSTGKKYTQKWESNMSKCHPPKITAFKSGGSFTKVSFKPDLKRFSMEKLDSDILGVMRRRVYDINASVRDITVYLNGKSLKIRSFKNYVELYIKSIERKKLEENGSEDTAPEKIPKILYERVNDSWELAFCVSDGTFQQISFVNSIATTSGGTHVNYITDQLVRKVSDSLKKEKKSVKPFQIKNNMFIFINCLIQNPAFTSQTKEQLTSRAKDFGSVCDISKEYIKKIMNTDLSLRISEIATKNDAAALKKTDGSRKNRITSYTKLEDANKAGTREGHKCTLVLTEGDSALSLAVAGLAVVGRDYYGCYPLRGKILNVREASADQILKNAEIQAIKKIMGLQHAKRYENASSLRYGHLMIMTDQDHDGSHIKGLIINFLDSSFPGLLDIPGFLIEFITPIVKVTIMRPRRDVISFYNMPDYEKWREEESHMYTWKQKYYKGLGTSTAREVREYFTDLDRHLKKFHSLQDGEKDLIELAFSKKKADDRKEWLRQYEPGTVLDSTLSEITISDFINKELILFSLADNVRSIPNVLDGFKPGQRKVLYAGFKRNLKSEIKVSEFAAYVSGQTAYHHGPEALEQTIVGLAQNFVGSNNINLLKPNGAFGTRATGGKDAAASRYIYTELSKITRKIFHPSDDPLYTYVQDDESTVEPEWYLPILPMVLVNGADGIGTGWSTNIPPFNPMDIIQNIKHLMDDEKMEDMHPWFKGWSGSIEKIESQRYRMYGRIEQTGPNILEITELPARTWTSTIKEYLLLGLSGSEKVKAWIKDMEEQHTDTIRFIITLTNEEMEKTRRIGFYERFRLTSTISLSNMIAFNAQGRIKRYETVYEILEEFYFVRLEYYQKRKDYMGERLQWEIEKLSYQVKFIKMIIAKNLTVTNKPRREIILELQNLGFPRIDKIGRPHYEKVEEKMDEAIPNEDEIDDQNSDIINGPEEAHGTYDYLLGMKIWALTKERYERLLKQKQEKEAELEELLKLSAKTLWCKDIDEFITSYEEFMRLDEEIRKGETSVKGKGKKRKTKSKDDADYNPSNKQKKQKLAKNAKKIGLNMIKDDPDFEKIMIEPKLLTKHKKVSKLKSENQSDTTPKPPPIKLEGATSTALDTPASSTVFDSKIKQENRGGENGFSAFSSRFKKLSSKFDDLESSKENTPGSADPSDTQSLDNDQLIEKHSTTVTSSANAAEHPAKKTIRKVNSRNKKPKSIESSSSDNDESFSDSERQDEEESIFVKRRPRASRASAPRKPLIETIDLSDESFIEPDENNESDESFKDED